From the Solanum stenotomum isolate F172 chromosome 4, ASM1918654v1, whole genome shotgun sequence genome, one window contains:
- the LOC125862939 gene encoding uncharacterized protein LOC125862939 isoform X1, which translates to MYRSFVTCDDPKGVIEGKMIRKSKIDPQNIEDHKVSKDFAKDLLKGAFDLQESLVMLGKLQEASEYVTKLRKRESDATGVGRTKSERIVTDHRYNNKVEFGKRSLSVDRSRDCYDELREVIRDSLARQNLLPPCCASEKAHLDRRKVDLYQDFPSSSFTSSSETSIEKACVADTRKLVMSPQLPSTSSRQFASFDCSRDKEKPKVPNLIARLMGLEEIPSTPLHQKQLEKDMIFKPTRPIFEIDLPKAKKLSVINQKADPKRRTLDGIIETMQFKGLLRCKFNNVISHQLKSSAADAPPIVIMKPVYAPELQAERFSTSIHDENPPDTKNSFGKRLKEESSPVNFTVYRKMQTRNIQKSSCIPEKGSKDHSEETLPLTKNRASSPGRTKQPKKEVIEKRVERTQRAPGAKKSGEMKNAGPNNTTKVQDQSKRTTAKVTKPEKKLNAPEKLVASQHSADSKRITAVASHNSRNRKKSVKTDKSVKSSSIVPIVENMEHNYERDSDITITNLTSSEEPPCEEVAEISQSVITDNLKNGECSATESTMKLIKCVHNIPLMEHTRYQICQDSTEKENLKSIATTRHILLSNESFLSRAEELFDTDAWEPTVWKTISVDNEMTNRTLVLDCANELLENKRSQSTLTISKSPVNMSRVSISFNKLLDEICGAIEILRSHTKVDANILSVDTLYALHERDLSCNGVISTTWDLGWRNAFTLDEVEQIVTDIEKHVVNGIIDDALTELTL; encoded by the exons ATGTACAGATCATTTGTCACTTGTGATGATCCCAAAGGTGTTATTGAAGGTAAGATGATTAGAAAGTCCAAGATCGACCCTCAAAATATCGAAGATCATAAGGTATCAAAGGATTTTGCAAAAGACTTGTTGAAAGGAGCTTTTGATTTACAAGAGTCTTTAGTGATGTTGGGGAAATTGCAAGAAGCTTCTGAATATGTGACAAAGTTGAGGAAAAGAGAATCTGATGCAACAGGCGTTGGCAGGACCAAATCCGAACGTATTGTTACAGATCACAGGTATAATAATAAGGTGGAGTTTGGAAAGCGTAGTCTTTCTGTTGATCGTTCTCGCGATTGTTATGATGAGCTAAGGGAAGTAATAAGAGATAGCCTTGCTAGACAAAATCTGTTGCCACCATGTTGTGCTTCAGAAAAGGCTCATTTAGATAGAAGAAAAGTAGACTTGTATCAAGATTTCCCCTCTTCTAGCTTCACTAGCTCGAGTGAGACATCGATAGAAAAGGCTTGTGTTGCTGATACCAGAAAACTGGTTATGTCACCCCAGTTGCCGTCCACTAGCTCAAGGCAATTTGCTTCTTTTGACTGTTCTCGAGACAAGGAGAAACCAAAAGTTCCAAATTTGATTGCAAGGCTAATGGGACTTGAAGAGATTCCTTCAACACCCCTGCATCAGAAACAATTAGAGAAGGACATGATTTTCAAGCCAACAAGGCCTATATTTGAAATAGACTTGCCAAAGGCAAAGAAGCTGTCTGTGATCAACCAGAAGGCGGATCCAAAACGGAGAACACTAGACGGAATAATTGAAACCATGCAATTCAAAGGCCTTTTGAGATGCAAGTTTAATAATGTGATCTCTCATCAATTGAAGAGTTCTGCTGCTGATGCTCCTCCAATTGTGATCATGAAGCCCGTGTACGCTCCTGAACTGCAGGCAGAAAGGTTTTCGACCTCCATCCATGATGAAAATCCCCCGGACACTAAAAATTCATTTGGTAAACGGTTAAAGGAAGAGAGTTCACCTGTGAATTTCACTGTCTATCGGAAAATGCAGACACGAAACATTCAGAAGAGTAGCTGCATCCCTGAAAAGGGATCCAAGGACCATAGTGAAGAAACACTTCCTTTGACAAAAAATAGAGCTTCGTCTCCTGGAAGGACTAAgcaaccaaagaaagaagtgaTAGAGAAAAGGGTTGAGAGAACTCAACGAGCTCCTGGTGCAAAGAAATCTGGAGAAATGAAAAATGCTGGTCCCAATAACACTACTAAAGTGCAAGATCAAAGTAAGAGGACCACTGCAAAAGTGACGAAACCTGAGAAAAAGTTGAATGCACCAGAAAAACTTGTTGCATCCCAACATAGCGCTGACTCAAAGCGCATCACAGCCGTTGCATCTCATAACTCCAGAAATAGGAAGAAGAGTGTCAAAACTGACAAGTCAGTCAAGAGTTCCTCAATTGTCCCTATT GTTGAGAATATGGAGCACAACTATGAACGAGACAGTGATATTACCATAACAAACCTTACATCCTCAGAAGAGCCGCCTTGTGAGGAAGTGGCTGAAATTTCCCAGAGTGTTATCACTG ATAATCTTAAGAATGGTGAATGTTCCGCAACTGAATCTACCATGAAATTAATCAAGTGTGTCCATAATATCCCACTAATGGAGCACACTAGGTATCAAATCTGTCAAGATTCAACTGAGAAGGAAAACCTCAAATCTATAGCCACTACACGACACATACTGTTGAGCAATGAATCATTCCTCAGTCGGGCAGAGGAGCTTTTCGACACTGATGCATGGGAACCAACAGTTTGGAAGACAATAAGTGTGGACAATGAAATGACTAACCGCACACTCGTACTGGATTGTGCAAACGAGTTGTTAGAAAACAAAAGGTCTCAGAGCACCCTGACAATATCAAAAAGTCCTGTTAACATGTCAAGAGTCTCCATTTCCTTCAACAAGTTGTTGGATGAAATTTGTGGCGCGATTGAAATCTTGAGAAGTCACACTAAGGTTGATGCCAATATCCTTTCAGTAGATACTCTTTATGCATTACACGAAAGAGATTTATCGTGCAACGGAGTGATTAGTACAACATGGGATCTTGGTTGGAGAAATGCATTTACTCTGGatgaagttgaacaaatagtGACTGACATTGAGAAGCATGTTGTGAATGGAATTATCGACGATGCACTTACTGAACTCACACTATAG
- the LOC125862939 gene encoding uncharacterized protein LOC125862939 isoform X2, giving the protein MIRKSKIDPQNIEDHKVSKDFAKDLLKGAFDLQESLVMLGKLQEASEYVTKLRKRESDATGVGRTKSERIVTDHRYNNKVEFGKRSLSVDRSRDCYDELREVIRDSLARQNLLPPCCASEKAHLDRRKVDLYQDFPSSSFTSSSETSIEKACVADTRKLVMSPQLPSTSSRQFASFDCSRDKEKPKVPNLIARLMGLEEIPSTPLHQKQLEKDMIFKPTRPIFEIDLPKAKKLSVINQKADPKRRTLDGIIETMQFKGLLRCKFNNVISHQLKSSAADAPPIVIMKPVYAPELQAERFSTSIHDENPPDTKNSFGKRLKEESSPVNFTVYRKMQTRNIQKSSCIPEKGSKDHSEETLPLTKNRASSPGRTKQPKKEVIEKRVERTQRAPGAKKSGEMKNAGPNNTTKVQDQSKRTTAKVTKPEKKLNAPEKLVASQHSADSKRITAVASHNSRNRKKSVKTDKSVKSSSIVPIVENMEHNYERDSDITITNLTSSEEPPCEEVAEISQSVITDNLKNGECSATESTMKLIKCVHNIPLMEHTRYQICQDSTEKENLKSIATTRHILLSNESFLSRAEELFDTDAWEPTVWKTISVDNEMTNRTLVLDCANELLENKRSQSTLTISKSPVNMSRVSISFNKLLDEICGAIEILRSHTKVDANILSVDTLYALHERDLSCNGVISTTWDLGWRNAFTLDEVEQIVTDIEKHVVNGIIDDALTELTL; this is encoded by the exons ATGATTAGAAAGTCCAAGATCGACCCTCAAAATATCGAAGATCATAAGGTATCAAAGGATTTTGCAAAAGACTTGTTGAAAGGAGCTTTTGATTTACAAGAGTCTTTAGTGATGTTGGGGAAATTGCAAGAAGCTTCTGAATATGTGACAAAGTTGAGGAAAAGAGAATCTGATGCAACAGGCGTTGGCAGGACCAAATCCGAACGTATTGTTACAGATCACAGGTATAATAATAAGGTGGAGTTTGGAAAGCGTAGTCTTTCTGTTGATCGTTCTCGCGATTGTTATGATGAGCTAAGGGAAGTAATAAGAGATAGCCTTGCTAGACAAAATCTGTTGCCACCATGTTGTGCTTCAGAAAAGGCTCATTTAGATAGAAGAAAAGTAGACTTGTATCAAGATTTCCCCTCTTCTAGCTTCACTAGCTCGAGTGAGACATCGATAGAAAAGGCTTGTGTTGCTGATACCAGAAAACTGGTTATGTCACCCCAGTTGCCGTCCACTAGCTCAAGGCAATTTGCTTCTTTTGACTGTTCTCGAGACAAGGAGAAACCAAAAGTTCCAAATTTGATTGCAAGGCTAATGGGACTTGAAGAGATTCCTTCAACACCCCTGCATCAGAAACAATTAGAGAAGGACATGATTTTCAAGCCAACAAGGCCTATATTTGAAATAGACTTGCCAAAGGCAAAGAAGCTGTCTGTGATCAACCAGAAGGCGGATCCAAAACGGAGAACACTAGACGGAATAATTGAAACCATGCAATTCAAAGGCCTTTTGAGATGCAAGTTTAATAATGTGATCTCTCATCAATTGAAGAGTTCTGCTGCTGATGCTCCTCCAATTGTGATCATGAAGCCCGTGTACGCTCCTGAACTGCAGGCAGAAAGGTTTTCGACCTCCATCCATGATGAAAATCCCCCGGACACTAAAAATTCATTTGGTAAACGGTTAAAGGAAGAGAGTTCACCTGTGAATTTCACTGTCTATCGGAAAATGCAGACACGAAACATTCAGAAGAGTAGCTGCATCCCTGAAAAGGGATCCAAGGACCATAGTGAAGAAACACTTCCTTTGACAAAAAATAGAGCTTCGTCTCCTGGAAGGACTAAgcaaccaaagaaagaagtgaTAGAGAAAAGGGTTGAGAGAACTCAACGAGCTCCTGGTGCAAAGAAATCTGGAGAAATGAAAAATGCTGGTCCCAATAACACTACTAAAGTGCAAGATCAAAGTAAGAGGACCACTGCAAAAGTGACGAAACCTGAGAAAAAGTTGAATGCACCAGAAAAACTTGTTGCATCCCAACATAGCGCTGACTCAAAGCGCATCACAGCCGTTGCATCTCATAACTCCAGAAATAGGAAGAAGAGTGTCAAAACTGACAAGTCAGTCAAGAGTTCCTCAATTGTCCCTATT GTTGAGAATATGGAGCACAACTATGAACGAGACAGTGATATTACCATAACAAACCTTACATCCTCAGAAGAGCCGCCTTGTGAGGAAGTGGCTGAAATTTCCCAGAGTGTTATCACTG ATAATCTTAAGAATGGTGAATGTTCCGCAACTGAATCTACCATGAAATTAATCAAGTGTGTCCATAATATCCCACTAATGGAGCACACTAGGTATCAAATCTGTCAAGATTCAACTGAGAAGGAAAACCTCAAATCTATAGCCACTACACGACACATACTGTTGAGCAATGAATCATTCCTCAGTCGGGCAGAGGAGCTTTTCGACACTGATGCATGGGAACCAACAGTTTGGAAGACAATAAGTGTGGACAATGAAATGACTAACCGCACACTCGTACTGGATTGTGCAAACGAGTTGTTAGAAAACAAAAGGTCTCAGAGCACCCTGACAATATCAAAAAGTCCTGTTAACATGTCAAGAGTCTCCATTTCCTTCAACAAGTTGTTGGATGAAATTTGTGGCGCGATTGAAATCTTGAGAAGTCACACTAAGGTTGATGCCAATATCCTTTCAGTAGATACTCTTTATGCATTACACGAAAGAGATTTATCGTGCAACGGAGTGATTAGTACAACATGGGATCTTGGTTGGAGAAATGCATTTACTCTGGatgaagttgaacaaatagtGACTGACATTGAGAAGCATGTTGTGAATGGAATTATCGACGATGCACTTACTGAACTCACACTATAG
- the LOC125863046 gene encoding rho guanine nucleotide exchange factor 8-like — MVREIYKISKSRSFNIRKIFEGRHGHSHHHVVLENNGHGKDMKFRSQLGAKSSSSLDLQQLSSILNKSVDHVSRFAKEGDRSRNIHKDKQSSEMEKMKERFAKLLLGEDMSGGGKGVSSALALSNAITNLAASVFGEQRKLEPMSEERKGRWKKEINWLLSVSDYIVEFVPSQQKSKDGTNIEVMVTQQRRDLFMNIPALKKLDAMLIDCLENFKDENEFWYVSKDADESEKGVQRDDKWWLPTIKVPPEGLSDTCRKWLQYQKDCVNQVHRASMAINAQILSEMEIPENYIESLPKNGRSSLGDSIYKSITIEFFEPEQFLSTMDLSTEHKVLDLKDRIEASIVIWQRKMHLKDGKSTWGLAVSAEKRELFEERAEAILLLLKQKFPGITQSSLDISKIEYNNDIGHSVLESYSRVLESLANTVMSRIEDVLYADSLTQDPSLAIEKLNLSSADSSPQFPLSGMSSPRELEAEVLSSAAQTPAAETPTLSDFIGWSEELGDTGMKKNRSTGNLEAYFKGENDYNCIGKLASITPKKLSYTEKIGSGLKSPTSRH, encoded by the exons atggttagAGAAATATATAAGATTTCAAAGTCAAGATCTTTCAATATTAGGAAGATTTTTGAAGGAAGACATGGACATAGTCATCATCATGTTGTGTTAGAGAATAATGGACATGGCAAAGATATGAAATTTAGGAGTCAATTAGGTGCAAAATCATCTTCATCATTAGACTTACAACAATTAAGTAGCATTTTAAATAAGTCTGTTGATCATGTTTCGCGATTCGCCAAGGAAGGAGATAGATCAAGAAACATCCACAAGGATAAACAAAGTTCAG AAATGGAGAAGATGAAAGAAAGGTTCGCGAAGCTACTTTTAGGAGAGGACATGTCAGGTGGAGGAAAGGGCGTTTCATCGGCTCTAGCTTTATCAAATGCCATTACTAATCTTGCAG CTTCTGTTTTTGGAGAACAAAGGAAATTGGAGCCAATGTCTGAGGAGAGAAAAGGAAGATggaaaaaagaaatcaactgGCTTTTATCTGTATCAGATTACATTGTTGAATTTGTTCCTTCTCAACAAAAATCTAAGGATGGAACAAACATTGAG GTAATGGTGACACAACAAAGAAGAGATTTGTTCATGAACATCCCAGCCTTGAAAAAGCTTGATGCAATGCTCATT GATTGCTTGGAAAATTTTAAAGACGAGAACGAGTTCTGGTATGTCTCAAAAGATGCTGATGAATCCGAGAAAGGTGTCCAGAGGGATGATAAATGGTGGCTACCAACAATCAAGGTTCCACCAGAGGGTCTCTCGGATACATGTCGAAAATGGCTGCAATATCAGAAAGATTGTGTGAACCAAGTACATAGAGCATCTATGGCTATTAATGCACAAATACTCTCAGAAATGGAAATTCCTGAAAACTACATTGAATCTCTTCCTAAG AATGGTAGATCAAGTCTTGGTGATTCAATCTACAAGAGCATCACAATCGAGTTCTTTGAACCCGAACAATTCCTTTCAACAATGGATTTGTCTACAGAACACAAAGTTCTTGATCTTAAGGACAGAATTGAGGCATCTATAGTGATTTGGCAGAGGAAAATGCACCTTAAAGATGGAAAATCTACATGGGGTTTAGCTGTGAGTGCAGAGAAAAGAGAGCTTTTTGAAGAAAGAGCAGAGGCTATCTTACTCTTGTTAAAACAAAAATTTCCTGGAATCACTCAATCTTCTCTTGACATCAGCAAAATCGAATATAACAAC GATATAGGACATTCTGTCTTGGAGAGCTATTCAAGGGTGTTAGAAAGCCTAGCTAACACGGTTATGTCGCGTATCGAAGATGTCCTATACGCTGACTCTCTAACACAAGATCCATCACTTGCAATTGAAAAGTTGAACCTCTCATCAGCTGATTCCTCACCTCAATTTCCACTAAGTGGTATGTCAAGCCCTAGGGAACTAGAGGCAGAGGTGTTAAGTTCTGCTGCACAAACACCAGCAGCAGAAACACCGACTTTATCTGATTTCATTGGTTGGAGTGAAGAGCTAGGAGACACAGGAATGAAAAAGAATCGTTCAACGGGTAACTTGGAAGCTTATTTCAAAGGTGAAAATGACTACAATTGCATAGGAAAACTAGCTAGTATTACTCCCAAGAAACTTTCCTACACTGAAAAGATTGGAAGTGGCCTAAAAAGTCCAACATCTCGACATTAA
- the LOC125863047 gene encoding probable protein ABIL5, with product MEEEFNSSPKSYTEVETVDSTKFNNSLQELKDLCSQLHNAADYCEKAFVKAEEKRDVLENTKEYLCRAVVTVVDHLGCVSAKLECKISTIDTASETELRIDGLTQRLATCQQYSNKLALTSLCWNTDLATFHHRYISPPIEDLRRMKQMSRGFGMPIDNKTLHKDRFEAEEDVPLFLYTYNFKSSLLEDSKQKSSFSPPVLPVRDGLSVVPKSQNSNFEFQEARKQKRNILSWKPMHNKDIRSLIRRGRRIVT from the exons ATGGAGGAGGAATTTAATTCATCACCCAAAAGTTATACAGAAGTTGAAACTGTTGATTCAACTAAGTTCAATAACTCTCTGCAA gaaCTCAAGGATTTGTGCTCTCAGCTTCACAATGCTGCAGATTATTGTGAGAAAGCATTTGTAAAGgcagaagagaaaagaga TGTACTGGAGAACACAAAAGAGTATCTCTGCAGAGCTGTTGTTACAGTCGTCGATCATTTAGGATGTGTCTCAGCTAAACTTGAATGCAAGATTTCAACGATTGACACAGCTTCTGAAACAGAACTTCGAATTGATGGCTTGACTCAA AGGCTCGCGACCTGCCAGCAATACTCTAACAAGCTTGCTCTCACTAGTCTTTGTTGGAATACTGATTTAGCAACATTTCATCATCGCTATATATCACCAC CAATTGAAGATCTCAGGAGAATGAAACAAATGTCGAG GGGATTTGGTATGCCAATTGACAATAAGACTCTACACAAGGATAGATTTGAGGCAGAGGAAGATGTGCCACTATTTTTGTACACTTACAACTTTAAGTCTTCTCTACTTGAAGATTCGAAGCAAAAGTCTAGCTTTTCGCCTCCAG TGCTTCCTGTTCGGGACGGACTATCTGTTGTACCAAAATCACAAAATTCCAACTTTGAGTTTCAG GAGGCTCGAAAGCAAAAACGAAACATATTGAGTTGGAAACCAATGCATAATAAGGATATCAGGTCACTCATTCGACGTGGTAGAAGAATAGTAACATGA
- the LOC125861910 gene encoding peroxisomal fatty acid beta-oxidation multifunctional protein AIM1-like encodes MAKAKVTMEVGNDGVAIITFVNPPVNALAIQIFAGLKEKWNEAAMRNDVKAIVLTGYGGRFSGGFDINVFEKVHKTDDVSLLPDVSVDLVTNIMEDGKKPAVAAVEGLCLGGGLELALGCHARIAAPRTQLGLPELSLGVLPGSGGTQRLPRLIGLPKAIDMMMTSKPIMSEEGEKLGLIDAVVPSKELLKVARQWALDIAERRKPWMRSLHRTDKIGSLSEAHEVLKLARKQVKQTARNMPQHLACLDVIEEGIVHGGYNGVLKEAKVFEDLVLSDTSRGLVHVFFAQRTTSKVPNVTDIGLKPRPVKKVAIIGGGLMGSGIATSLVLSNIFVIIKEINPEYLQKGIKTVEANIRGLVARKKLQQDKANKAFSMVKGVLDYSEFKDVDMVIEAVIENVPLKQQIFIDIEKVCPPHCILASNTSTIDLNVIGKKTSSQDRVIGAHFFSPAHVMPLLEIIRTEKTSAQAILDLMAVGKTIKKVPVVVGNCTGFAVNRTFFPYAQSAQFLANLGVDVYRIDAQIISFGLPIGPFQLQDLAGYGVAIATGKEYSSAFPDRIFKSPLLDLLIKSGRNGKNNGKGYYIYKKGEKARPDTSVLPIIEESRRLTNIMPGGKPISITDQEIVEMILFPVVNEACRVLDEGIVVRASDLDVASVLGMSFPSYRGGIVFWGDTVGAGHIYKSLRKWSELYGNFFKPSKFLEERAAKGIPLSAPAATSSASRSRM; translated from the exons ATGGCGAAAGCAAAAGTGACGATGGAGGTTGGGAACGACGGCGTTGCGATTATCACATTCGTCAATCCGCCGGTGAATGCTCTTGCTATTCAGA TTTTCGCTGGATTAAAGGAGAAATGGAACGAGGCAGCTATGAGAAATGATGTCAAAGCTATTGTTCTGACTG GATATGGTGGGCGGTTTTCTGGTGGTTTTGACATCAATGTTTTTGAAAAGGTTCATAAAACAG ATGATGTTTCTCTATTGCCTGATGTTTCTGTTGATCTCGTGACGAACATTATGGAAG ATGGAAAGAAGCCTGCAGTGGCTGCTGTGGAAGGACTTTGTCTTGGAGGTGGCTTGGAATTGGCATTG GGATGCCATGCACGCATTGCTGCTCCAAGAACACAACTTGGGTTGCCAGAGCTTAGCCTTGGAGTTCTTCCTGGCTCTGGAG GTACACAACGACTTCCAAGGCTTATAGGGTTGCCAAAGGCTATTGATATGATGATG ACATCCAAACCAATAATGTCAGAAGAGGGGGAGAAGCTAGGTCTTATTGATGCAGTTGTCCCTTCCAAAGAGTTGTTAAAAGTAGCTAGACAGTGGGCTCTTGATATTGCAGAAAGGCGCAAACCTTGGATGCGTTCCCTTCACAGGACTGACAAAATTGGTTCCCTTTCAGAAGCACATGAAGTTCTGAAGTTGGCTAGGAAACAAGTGAAGCAAACTGCTCGGAATATGCCTCAGCACTTGGCATGCCTTGATGTAATTGAAGAAGGCATAGTCCATGGTGGATATAATGGGGTTCTCAAG GAAGCTAAAGTTTTTGAGGACCTTGTATTATCAGATACATCAAGAGGTCTTGTTCATGTATTTTTTGCCCAACGGACTACATCAAAG GTACCTAATGTAACTGATATTGGTCTGAAACCAAGGCCAGTGAAGAAAGTTGCCATAATAGGTGGAGGTTTAATGGGTTCAGGCATCGCTACCTCTCTTGTTCTGAGCAACATATTTGTTATTATCAAGGAAATTAATCCCGAGTATCTTCAGAAGGGGATAAAAACAGTTGAAG CAAATATCCGAGGTTTGGTAGCGAGAAAGAAGTTGCAGCAGGACAAAGCAAACAAAGCTTTCTCAATGGTTAAAGGTGTACTAGATTACTCAGAATTTAAGGATGTGGATATGGTCATTGAG GCTGTCATTGAAAATGTTCCTCTAAAACAACAAATCTTCATTGATATTGAGAAGGTTTGTCCTCCCCACTGTATTTTGGCATCCAATACATCTACTATCGACCTCAACGTAATTGGGAAAAAGACGAGCTCTCAAGATCGGGTTATAGGAGCCCACTTTTTCAG TCCTGCTCATGTGATGCCTCTGCTAGAGATAATCCGGACGGAGAAGACATCTGCCCAAGCAATCCTCGATCTCATGGCTGTTGGCAAAACAATAAAGAAAGTACCTGTTGTAGTGGGAAACTGTACTGGTTTTGCTGTCAATAGGACATTCTTTCCATATGCCCAGAGTGCACAATTTCTTGCGAATCTTGGAGTGGATGTCTACAGGATTGATGCACAAATCATTAGCTTTGGTCTCCCCATCGGTCCATTCCA GCTTCAGGATTTAGCTGGATATGGAGTTGCTATTGCAACAGGGAAAGAGTATAGTTCGGCTTTTCCTGATAGAATATTTAAGTCTCCATTGCTTGACCTTCTAATAAAAAGTGGTCGAAATG GTAAAAATAATGGAAAAGGATACTATATTTACAAGAAGGGAGAGAAGGCAAGACCTGATACTTCAGTGCTTCCAATTATTGAGGAGTCCAGAAGGCTCACTAATATTATGCCTGGAGGAAAG CCAATATCTATCACTGACCAAGAAATTGTTGAGATGATACTCTTTCCCGTTGTGAACGAGGCATGTCGTGTTTTGGATGAGGGGATTGTAGTCCGAGCATCAGACCTTGATGTCGCTTCTGTACTTGGAATGAGTTTCCCATCTTACAG aGGTGGCATTGTTTTCTGGGGAGATACTGTTGGGGCTggtcatatatataaaagtctCCGCAAGTGGTCAGAATTATATGGTAATTTCTTCAAGCCATCAAAGTTCTTGGAAGAGAGAGCAGCAAAGGGCATTCCCTTG